From the genome of Pseudomonas sp. FP453:
ATGAAGCTTGCCTCGTTAAGCGAAGGCCGCCGTGGCCCGGCGCAAATCTGGAACAGTGCGCCACAGCTGGCGCAAATCCCCGTGATCAACCCGAGCACGCTGGTACCGCCGGGCGCCCGCGTGGTGGTGATTGCCCCGCACCCTGGCGATGAAGTGCTGGCCTGCGGTGGCTTGCTGCAACTGCTCAGCACCCTCGATCACCCGCTGCAACTGATTTCGCTCACCGACGGTAGCGCCAGCCACCCGGGTTCCAACGTCTGGCCGGCGAGTCGCTTGAGCGTGGTGCGCCCCCAGGAAAGCGTCGAGGCGCTACGCCGCCTGGGCATGCCATTGCACAGTTTGAAGTGGATTCGCGGCGGTTTTTGCGACAACGCCCTGGCCGCGCGCGAGCAACCCTTGAGCCAATTTATCGCGCGCTACCTGCAACCGGGCGATGTGGTCTTCAGCACCTGGCGCAACGACGGCAATGACGACCATGATGCCGTGGGCCGCGCCAGCGCGAAGGCGTGCAGCTTGACGGGGGCACGGCATATCGAACTGCCGATCTGGGCCTGGCACTGGCCCGCGCGCGAAGCCTCGGTCATCCCCTGGCAACGAGCCCGCAAGGTGCGCCTGGATAGCTGGAACGTGGCGCGCAAACTGCACGCCACCCATGCCTACGCCAGCCAACTGGCCGGCGACCCCGAGATCGGTCTGGCGCCCATGCTTGCCCAGGTGCTGCTGGAGCGTATGCGCGAGCCGTTTGAAATCATTTTTGCCTAGGTCCCCACTCGTCTGGACCTGTTATTTTTTACAGTAGCGACCCAGGCCATCCCCGACTAAGGTAAAAAAGCGCTGCACAGGTTGAGGTGCAGTCGAGAAACCCATGCCAACCCTTTGCATTGGCCGGTGTTTTTGAGCAGGTAACCCGTCGTCCCTGGTTCGTATCGCGCACAACGTTGTCATGGTCAGAACTCCACCTGCCGACGCGGGTGCCGGAATAACGCCCCTCTGCTCGAGGACGGATCATGCGCGTATGCACACCTCCCCTGCTCTACCTGAGTCTCGCCGCCTCTGCGCTGTTCACCTGGCCGCTGCCGGCACAGGCCGCCTGCACCGTCAGCGGCAGCCCTGCGAGCGGTCAGGTGTTTACCTGTGTCAGCGGCACCGACCCCGGTATCAGCGCCCTGACGGGTGACAACCAGGTGCTGTTCCCCAGCGGCAACAGCACGATCAACGGCAATGTGACACTGGGCCCGGGCAACGATCTGGTCCAGTTGGACGCACCGGACACGCGGATCAACGGTGCGGTGAGCATGGGCGATGGCGCGAACATCTTTCGCCTGAACAAGGGCACGATCAGCGGCGCGGTCAGCCAGGGTTCGGGCGCCGATATCGCACAAATCAGCGGTGGCCAGGCGGGAGCGATCAGCCAGGGGGCCGGCGTTGACAATTTCTCCCTGAGTGGCGGCACCATCGCCTCGCTGGCCCAGGGCGATGGGCACGACAAATTCTTCATGAGTGGCGGCACGATCACCGGTGCGTTCGAAGACGGCGATGATGCCAAGATGACCGGCGGCACGATTGGCCGGGTGGATATGAAACTCGACAAAAACCTCTTCGACATGAGTGGCGGGACCATCATCAACAACCTGGTGACCGGCTTTGACAGCGACACCATCTTGATCTCGGGCACCGCCTATATCGGCGGCAAAGTCAGCACCAGCGGCGGCTCGGACACCATCACCGTCACGGGCGGCACCCTCAACGGGCAAGTCCTCGCCAGCACCGGCGAGGACCACTTCAGCTGGATCGGCGGTGGCCGAGTCAACGGGTTCATCCTGCTGGGCCCCGACAACGACACGGCGCTGTTGCAGAACCTCAATGAAACCCTGCTGTCTGCCACATCAGTGATCGACGGTGGCACCGGCACCGACACGCTTACCTTCGACAACACCCAGGCTGCGACGCCCGGGCGCTACTCCAGCTGGGAGCAGGTGACCGCTGGACAACAACGCCAGCTTCAACCTCGGCGGTACATTTTGTGCTGGGCGACACCGGTACCGGTACCGGCACGATGACGATCAATGGCAGCAGCAAGCTGTTGGTCAACACCGGTGCCATCAGCGCCTTCACTGCCGGGCAGTTGGTGACCCTGAACAACCGCGGCATGATCGAGATGAACAGCACCAACGCCTCCACCACTGACACCCTGACGGTCAACGGCAATTACATCGGCATGGGTGGCGGGATCGCGCTGCAAAGCGTGTTGGGCGGCGACGGTTCCGCCAGCGACAAACTGGTGGTCAGCCAAGGCACGATCTAGGGCAGCACCGCCATCAGCATCACCAACGTTGGCGGCGCGGGTGCCGCCACCTTGCAGGACGGCATTCAAGTGGTGCTGGCCAGCAACGGTGCCAGCGGCGGCGCCAGCGCGTTTACCTTGGCCGGTCCGGTGTCTGCCGGGGCGTTTCAGTATCGCTTGTTCAAGGGGGGCGTCACGCCCGGCACCGCAGAGAACTACTACCTGCGCTCCACCGTGCCGGTCACCCCGCCTGATCCGGTAATTGTCGTGCCGCTTCCCAGTCCCGGGCCCGACGAGCCGCCCCTGCCGCCCAACCCGGGGATCACGCCGATTCCGATCTACCGCCCCGAAGTGCCGATCTACGCTGCGCTGTTTCCAGCCGCCCAGCAAATCGTCCAGGGCATGCTGGGCACCTACCACGAACGCATGGGCGAGCAGAGCCAACCACAGAGCGACCCTCTTCGCGCAGGTTGGGGCCGCGTCTACGGCAGCAGCAGCCGGCAACGCTTCGCCGGCACGGTCAGCCCCACGCTCAACAGCTCGATCAGCGGCTTTCAAGTGGGCAGCGACCTCTTTACCCACAGCACGGACGACGGCCAGGTGCTGCAGGCCGGGTTTTTCGTCGGCCACAGCCGCTTGCGGGGCGATATCAAAGGTTTCAATGGCGGCTGGCAGGACAACGACGCAGGCAGCACCACCCTGCGCGGTGACAGCCTGGGCGCTTATCTGACGCTGATTGGCACCCACCAGGCTTATCTGGATGTGGTGTTGGTGGGCACGCGACTGGACGGCCACAACGCGTCTGACCGTGGCGTGAAGATGAAGACCCGTGGGCACAACGTCTCGGCCTCGGCGGAAGTCGGCCGGCCGTTCCAGGTAACGCCCCACTGGGTTGTAGAGCCCCAGGCCCAGTTGATCGTTGGCAAGACCCGACTGGACAGCCAGAACGACGGTATCTCCGACGTTGCGTACAAAGCCGACACCACCGTCACCACCCGCCTGGGCGTACGCCTGCGCGGTGATTACCACGTCAGCGGCATGCCGTTGCAACCCTATGCGCGCGCCAACGTCTGGCACACCGCAGGCGGAAAAAACACCGTCACCTTTGCCGACGTCACCGACATCGATACCGAACAGAAATCCACCACCCTGGGCGTCAGCCTCGGCGCCAACCTCAGGGTGGCGCCGGGTGTCAGCCTTTACAGCGAAGTGGGTTTCAATCGGAACCTGGACAGCAATGCCTTCAATGGCCGCCAAGGCACGCTGGGCCTAAGAATGTCATTTTGACGCCCTCGCCACAGGTTGCTGTTTTACCCTTAGAAATCCACCGTTGCCGACAACTCGAACGTACGCGGCGCGCCCAACCCAAGGCTCGACGTCAACGGCATGCCCCAGTACGCCTTGTCGGTGACGTTGGTCACCGTGCCACGCAAGGTCACCGGCCGCCCGGCGACCTGCATCGCATACCGCGAGCCCAGGTCGAAAATCGTGTAGCCGGGGATCGACTGCGCGTTGTCATCGCTGATGTATTGCTGGGAAACCGCCGTCGCGTTGGCCGTCAAGGTCAGGCCGGACACCACCGGCGTGTCCCATTCCACCCCGAGCTTGCCTTGCAGCTTGGGCAAACCGGTGGCCGTCTTGCCTTCATCATCGCCCCCCGGCGACTTGGTGATCTTCGGATCCACATGGGCCACGCCGCCCATCAGGCGCACATCGTCGATGGGCGAGCCGAAGAAGCCCCACTCGATACCACGGTTGCGCTGCTCACCACCAAAGGAAAACACATTGGTCACCGGATCGGTCGAGCTGCCCGGGCGTTCGATCTGATACAGGCTGAGGGTGTGGGTGAACGTGCCCAGGTCGAGCTTGAGGCCGATCTCCTTCTGCTTGGATTTATACGGGGCAAACACATCGCCGTAGTTGGCCGCTGTCATCGGCGCCATCGCGCCTTTGCTCAGGCCCTCGATGTAGTTGGCGTACACCGAAACCTGCTCCGTGAGCTTGACCACCACGGCTGCGGCGGGCGTTGTCGCGCTTTCGTCATAGCCGGGCTTGTTACGGGCGCCGGTGGTGGTATTGAAAGTGTCCGTGACCACGTTCTGGCGGCGTACGCCAAGCGTCAACTGCACCTTGTCGTCCAGGACCGACAAGGTATCCGCCACGCCGTAGCTGGTCAGCGTCGATTCGGTGTGTGCCACCGGCGCAAAGCTGCGCGGCGCCTCGGGGCCCCAGGTCGGGTGATAGATATTGGTCAGCCAATCCGCACCGGGGACCCAACGCCGGCCGTAGTCCTTTTGCTTGTCGGCATACCGCGTGGCGTTGACCACCCACTGGTGCCCGACCGGCCCGGTCTGCCACTTACCCTTGAGCCCCGCCTCGCCCGAGGTTTTCTCGATGTCCATCTTCAGCTGGCCCATGCTGGTCTTCAAATCCCCGGCGTTGTTGATCACCTGGGCCGACATCGCGCCGCTGTAGCGGTAGTGGGTTTCGCTGGCACCGAACGCCGCGTAGGCCAGCAGGTGCTCGGTCAGGTCAAACTCGCCGCGCACGATCGCGCCCTGGTCCTTGGTATCGACAAACGCCCAGTCCGGGTTGAGCAAGGTGTCGGACTTCGGCGGCTTGGGCACGGCCACATTCGCCGCCAGGCTGATCCCACGGTTTTGCCCGCGCACACGGTCTTCGCTGTTGTACAGGTCGGCCGACAGCCGCGCACGCTCGCCGCGCCAATCCAGGCCCAACGAATTCAACTGGGCTTTCTGCTGTTGATGTTCGGTCGCAGTGTCGCCATCGCGGTACATGCCGTTGAAGCGCACGCCAAATTGCTGCTCATCGCCAAAGCGCCGGCCTGCGTCGAGGTGGCCGCCGAACTGCGCGTCGGACAGGTAGGTGGTGGTGAAGCGCGTCAGCGGCTGCGCACCGGCACGCTTGGGCACCAGGTTGACCATGCCACCCACCGAACCGCCCGGCGGCATGCCGTTGAGCAGCGCCGACGGGCCCTTCAACACTTCGATGCGCTCGTACATTTCCGGCGAGATGCGGTAGTACGGCGCCACGCCAAACAGGCCGTCGATGGTCACGTCGCTGATGCTGGTGGCAAAACCACGGATCGAATAGTTCTCGCTGTAGGTGCCCTTCAGGCCATTGCTGAATACCGCAGGGTCGGTGGCGGCGATCACATCGGTGACGGTCTGGGCCTGGCGATCGGCGATGTATTTTTCCGTGTAGCTGATGGTGCTGAACGGCGTTTCCATAAAGTCCTTGTTGCCCAGCAGGCCGAGGCGGCTGCCGTATGCCACCTGGTCACCGGCGTAGGTCAGCGGCAGCTCTGTGGCCGGCGCTTCACCCTCGACGCGAATGGCGGGCAAGGTGGACACGCGGTTTTCTTCGGCTTGCGCCAGTTCTTCGGCGAATGCGGGGGCGCTGCTGATCGCCAGCCCGAGCAAGGCCATGGAGGCAAAACCCGGACGAGCGGGCACAGGGGTACGTGTACGGTGAGTCATGGAAGGCTCCGTAAGGTGGGATGTTTTTTTAGTGTTGGCAGTGTGAAGCGGGGTTAACGCCTGGAATCAGGGTTGATAGCCCTGGATCACGTCGGCGATCACTTGCTTGATCGAGCTCGGGCTGGCCGCCATGACGTACCAGGCATCGGCATCGACAAACACCACGCGCCCGGTTTTCCAGGCCTTGGTCTGGCGCAACAACGGGTTGCCCAGGGTGTGCGCGTTGAGCAACGGGCGGTGCTCCATCACGGCCGTGCGGTCGACCACGTAGAGAATGTCCGGGTTGGCCTGCTGGATGAATTCACTGGAAATCGGCTGGCCATGCAAGCCGGCCTCGGCGGTCGGGCTCGCCGGTTTCACCCCCAGCTCGGTGAACACAAAGCCGTAGCGCGACTGCACGCCAAACGAGCTGAACGCGCCGTTGTTATGCAGCACCACCAAGGCGCGCTCGGGGCGCTCGGCGGTGATGCGTTTCGCTTCTACGACCTTGGCGTCGAGGGCGGCGACCTGTTGTTGCGCCAGGGTGGACTTGTCGAAAAGTTGCCCGAGGGTCAGCAGGTGCTGCTTGATCACCTCGATATGGCGCTTCTGGCTGTCGCGGTAATCCACGTCGAAATGCACGGTGGGCGCGATCTCGCTGAGTTCGCCGTAGTGCGGGGCCTGCAACGAAGTGATCAGGATCAGGTCCGGCTTGGCTGCGTGCACCCGCTCCAGGTTCGGCTGGACGATGGCGCCGGTGTCCACCACCGCCGCGTCGTCCTTGTAGCGTTGCAGGAACGGCGGCACGAAATCCTTGGGCATGCCGGCCACCGGTACGCCCAGTTGGTCGAGGAAGTCCACTTCGTTCATGTCCAGGGCGACTACGCGTTGTACGGGCGGCTGAACCCGTGTGGTGCCCAACGCGTGCGTCACGCTGATCGGTGCGGCGGCCGAAGCCGGGCCGGCGCCGAGGGCGACCAGTAACAGGGCTGATGCCCAAGCGGTGTGTTTGCGCTTCATGGGAGTTCTCATGCGGGGTTGAAGTAGTTGCACAGGCGGCCACGGGCGCCGTGGGTGATCTCGAAGTCGAGGTCGTACAGTTCGCCCAGGCGGGTTTCGTTGACCACCTCGGCCACACTGCCGGCGCAATGCACGGCGCCGGCTTTCATGGCGAGGATGTGGTCGGAGTAATGGGCGGCGAAGTTGATGTCGTGCACCACCAGGATCACCGTGCGGCCCTGCTCGTCACACAGGCGGCGCAGCGCACGCATGATATGCACGGCGTGCTTGATATCGAGGTTGTTCAGCGGCTCGTCGAGCAGCAGGCAGTCGGTTTGCTGGGCGATGGTCATGGCGAGGAACGCCATTTGCCGCTGGCCGCCGCTGAGCTCGTCGAGGTAGGCCTGGCGCAGGGGTTGCAGCGCGAGAAAGCTCAGGGCGTCATCGATCACGCGGTGGTCTTCGCCGGTCAGCGCGCCACGGCTGTAAGGGAAGCGCCCGAAGGCCACCAGTTCCTCGACGGTCAGGCGCAGGTTGAAATCCGGCGCCTGGCGCAAGGTGGCCACGCGCTTGGCGTAGTCGCGCAGCGGGATGTCGTTGACCGCGCGGCCATCCAGGCGGATGTCGCCGCCGTTCGGCGCCATCAGCCGCGCGATCATCATCAGCAACGTGGTCTTGCCGGCGCCATTGGGGCCGATCAGCGAGGTCAGGCGCCCAGCGGCAAAGCGCGCGTTGACACCGGCCAGCACGGTCTTGCTGCCGTAGGTTTTGTGGAGGTTGTGCACAGTAATCATCGGGTGCCTCGGGTGCGCAGCATCAGCGCCAGGAAATACGTGCCGCACAGCAGGTTCACAAGAATGCTGACGGTGGTCTTGTAGTTGAAGACGTGCTCGACCAGCAGTTGCGCCGCAATGAACATCGCGATGGCAATCGCGCTGCCCATGGGCAAGGTGACGCGGTGGCGGAACGTGCGCGCCAGCGCATAGGTGGTGTTGGCCACGAACACGCCCATGAACGCCGTGGGCCCCAGCAGGCCGGTGGAAA
Proteins encoded in this window:
- a CDS encoding ABC transporter ATP-binding protein → MITVHNLHKTYGSKTVLAGVNARFAAGRLTSLIGPNGAGKTTLLMMIARLMAPNGGDIRLDGRAVNDIPLRDYAKRVATLRQAPDFNLRLTVEELVAFGRFPYSRGALTGEDHRVIDDALSFLALQPLRQAYLDELSGGQRQMAFLAMTIAQQTDCLLLDEPLNNLDIKHAVHIMRALRRLCDEQGRTVILVVHDINFAAHYSDHILAMKAGAVHCAGSVAEVVNETRLGELYDLDFEITHGARGRLCNYFNPA
- a CDS encoding siderophore ABC transporter substrate-binding protein, translated to MKRKHTAWASALLLVALGAGPASAAAPISVTHALGTTRVQPPVQRVVALDMNEVDFLDQLGVPVAGMPKDFVPPFLQRYKDDAAVVDTGAIVQPNLERVHAAKPDLILITSLQAPHYGELSEIAPTVHFDVDYRDSQKRHIEVIKQHLLTLGQLFDKSTLAQQQVAALDAKVVEAKRITAERPERALVVLHNNGAFSSFGVQSRYGFVFTELGVKPASPTAEAGLHGQPISSEFIQQANPDILYVVDRTAVMEHRPLLNAHTLGNPLLRQTKAWKTGRVVFVDADAWYVMAASPSSIKQVIADVIQGYQP
- a CDS encoding TonB-dependent siderophore receptor, whose amino-acid sequence is MTHRTRTPVPARPGFASMALLGLAISSAPAFAEELAQAEENRVSTLPAIRVEGEAPATELPLTYAGDQVAYGSRLGLLGNKDFMETPFSTISYTEKYIADRQAQTVTDVIAATDPAVFSNGLKGTYSENYSIRGFATSISDVTIDGLFGVAPYYRISPEMYERIEVLKGPSALLNGMPPGGSVGGMVNLVPKRAGAQPLTRFTTTYLSDAQFGGHLDAGRRFGDEQQFGVRFNGMYRDGDTATEHQQQKAQLNSLGLDWRGERARLSADLYNSEDRVRGQNRGISLAANVAVPKPPKSDTLLNPDWAFVDTKDQGAIVRGEFDLTEHLLAYAAFGASETHYRYSGAMSAQVINNAGDLKTSMGQLKMDIEKTSGEAGLKGKWQTGPVGHQWVVNATRYADKQKDYGRRWVPGADWLTNIYHPTWGPEAPRSFAPVAHTESTLTSYGVADTLSVLDDKVQLTLGVRRQNVVTDTFNTTTGARNKPGYDESATTPAAAVVVKLTEQVSVYANYIEGLSKGAMAPMTAANYGDVFAPYKSKQKEIGLKLDLGTFTHTLSLYQIERPGSSTDPVTNVFSFGGEQRNRGIEWGFFGSPIDDVRLMGGVAHVDPKITKSPGGDDEGKTATGLPKLQGKLGVEWDTPVVSGLTLTANATAVSQQYISDDNAQSIPGYTIFDLGSRYAMQVAGRPVTLRGTVTNVTDKAYWGMPLTSSLGLGAPRTFELSATVDF
- a CDS encoding PIG-L deacetylase family protein is translated as MKLASLSEGRRGPAQIWNSAPQLAQIPVINPSTLVPPGARVVVIAPHPGDEVLACGGLLQLLSTLDHPLQLISLTDGSASHPGSNVWPASRLSVVRPQESVEALRRLGMPLHSLKWIRGGFCDNALAAREQPLSQFIARYLQPGDVVFSTWRNDGNDDHDAVGRASAKACSLTGARHIELPIWAWHWPAREASVIPWQRARKVRLDSWNVARKLHATHAYASQLAGDPEIGLAPMLAQVLLERMREPFEIIFA